The genomic interval TAAAAAGTCATGAATGTTTAAAAAGAGTTTTGACTTTAGTGGTGCTTTTATTAATAAACCTGGTTTAATCCCCAGCATCTTGGTAAAACCCTGTTGCTAATTTGAAGGTGAAACTAAATGAACTACAAGAgaataatttaaacagaaaaaatgactagtttcatttaaacataaggggaaaagctgagaaaaataaataaagaaataaaaacaagggaATGACGGCTGGGTAGGTGGGATAAAaggatgaaaaagaaagaaaagggggcAGAAGATAAATAAAGCTGTAGTATTAGAGGGATTTTATACAGGAGaggtaacattttataaaatggatggatgatggaaCAGATGGCTCGAGGTGGAGGGAGAAAAGAGTAAGAGAGATAAATAGGGAGGGGAGGGGACAGATCCATAGAAATATTGAGTGTTTTAGAAAGAACAGCTGAGGAAAGGCTCAGTCTGTTAGAGCAAGAGAGGAGACATGGGCGATCggaaaactgcagctgtttgtcgGTAATGTCCTAGTGTCTGTGTCACAGCATCCTATCAGTCCTATCAGAGAAAACTTTGAGGCCACGAGCGTCTGAAGGCAGCAATGAACacagtcattgtttttttttttatgtgaaaactTTCAAAAAAATACAGGCTGGGTGATGACTTTCTTATCAGGCCCTTGGTTGTGATTTGTAGAAGAATTTCTGGATGTCTGTTTAAAAAGGGGCCCGACTGGACACCTGTGAGGGGTTAGAGTTGaaagatgcaaaacattttgtaaaaaaaaaaaaaaaaagagggaatttTCAACATCGTGCCATTCAAATCCAGGAATATAATGTTTGAAAGACATCATTCATTTATGGGACAACATTAGTGTTAAGTCACTGTGGACTTGGATTTGCCTGAGCACAACACGGCCATGTGGAAATTGTACAGAAATATCATACACAACGTTATACAAACAACCTATTTTGACAGTGATGCCAGCGGAGCAGAAAGATTAGCTGGTGATGtgatccccccccccaccccaaccccacCACCCCTGTTGAGTAGCTACAAACACCCAACAAAGCTTTTACAGTAGGGGGGTTACAGGGATGCTAcagagtgaaaaatgaaaaacacagtcAGAGCAGTACTACAGCAGTACTACAGCAGTACTACCACTGTGGCACATGTATGTCTGCCTAACAAGTACATTAAGGTCACTGTGAACTAATATTTAATCTACATGCGGCGCTTTCCACGTGTGGATTTTGTATTGTGAAGTTAGTGTGTACTCACGTGCCGAGGACTTCTTTAAAATCGAAGATCTTCTTGATGTCGTCGACTTGTTTTTTCCACGTCTCCACTCTGCTGGTGTCTCCGTTCTCCCGAGCCATGGCGCTGCTTTGCCGGTCCAAGTCCGACCCACACTGGGCTGAGGGATGCGaaagattaaacaaaataaaaaaaacaagaaataaagaaaatactgaaaaggaaaGCAGAGGACTATTGtcgtcttttttttattttttttttacgacaGGCTGAAGCCGGGCTGAGTGTAACAGGTCTGGGGAGTCCCGATGTTGTGAGCTCCGCTGCTGCAGGACCATGTGAGTTCTCCTGCAGGTTACCGTGTccctgtttctcttccccccccccaccctccctctctctctctctctctctctctctctctctctctctctctctctctcgctctctccccCCCCTCTCTGGCCATCTGGACAGCACTTGTCATTGAACCGCGAAGATAACAACACTTCCTGTAAGGGCTTTCACAATAAAGTCTTTCATTTACATAATTGAGCATGAAAACTACCATAAGCACATGTAGCAATACATATGTAAAATCAATATTATCGTCACCACCATCGTCATACACAGAGCCCTAAAAATGTAACGTCCTATATTTTAGccacacagtaaaacattttactgaaacaaTGCAATTATCCAGAGTTTATATTTTGAAGTAAGCGCGCCAATTTTCCGCTTTACGCTGGTTTCGTGCGTCTAACTTGACAGACTCATGCTGCCACCTGCATTTGTTTAAACAACGTTAATTCCTGCGCTGTTGGCGGGGttttctgggggggggggggttggggggatccccttttttcagatttgtatattttataatttattgcGTCTGCTATAAAACTGTCTTTCCATagtgcatttactgtataattacACTAACACCGAGCTTTatgtgacagtgtttgtttgcattgcCATAGAGAAAGCTGGTGGGGATGCTGCTCATTAATCTTGTCGGACAGAGAAAGGACGTGTCAGCAGTACATTCGGAATGCACCAACATTCTCTCAGCAACCATAATTCATCCATCACAGGCTGGGGTCCAAAGGCGTCTACGGGGCTCAGGACATGCGCCCGGGGATCAGCAATGACCGTGGCTGCAGTGGCATCATCACCTGGGTTTACCCGTCTCGCATAACACCTGGATTATATTGTTTCAGTTTGTAGAGGAGAACTGATCCCTCGGATTCCGACAGCTGCAGGGTCTGAGGTCAGCCAAGGCTGGTTCCACgacacatacacagtcacacaccagTCCTGACATGAAGCTTGGTAccttatgtgtgtgttatactcgagaggggggggggggggcaacaaTGTGTTGCAGCTTCATCTGCTCATGAGTATTCTGGCTGCAAACTACTGCAGCTCTTCCTCAGCAGCAGCCAAGGAAAACTCCCCTcccctcatcctcatcctcatgaGTCAGCAAATCTGACCTCCACCTCATGAAAGATGATTACCCAGCTGCAAAGCAAGGAGAACCACAAGAGAGAGGGGTGTAAGAGAGGCCTAACcgagagggaaggagggagggaggatgaAGGTCAAGAAGCTGTATATGAGTAGGCAGATGGATTTTTGCCACACTGTCATGACACATGTAGTGTTAAACATGTGCTATGACAATTTGAAATGTCTGCTCCTGTGGATTGAAATGAGGAATCCACTCTACATATAGTTATTGTTGGTTTGAAAATATCGATTATGGCAGCTTTAAGTGTAAATACACTGAGTTGACAGTGTATTAGATAAACCCAGCTAACATCATTGCCGTCTAAGACAATAATGTTGATGGCGGACTGGGGTCTAGTTTTGAATTTACAGCTATCTGACTGCagcaaaagcataaaacaacaaaacactccCGCACTGGGCATACTCTGTGGTTTTGCCTTTAATGCAGGAAGCCCTGTGTAGCGAAGCCCATCCCTCTTTTGTGGGTCAAACCAGGACTCCTCTAGCAGATCTGAATGGTATGTTTACAGCCAGATTTCATTTTTCTAATGATGATTAATCATCCGCTAAAATGTATGCCTTACCGTTTCCCATCCATAGCATTTCACCCAGGGAGCTGTAACTCCCATCACTCCACCTCTTTCCATCTACTTATAATTGCTCAATCAAtccagtgaagaaaaaaaaaaaaaaaaactgaaaatgaactCCCCTGCACCGTGCATCCAGAGCTCATTTAGCTCCCTGTGTAATGAGAGCGGTTGTGTAAAAGCGCAATCAATTTCTAATGTGCTAGTTTACAGTACCCACCAGACTGACAGCCGAGTCAATACACAGCAAGAAGTTTAATGGTGTTGTTTGGAGCAATAGTCTACAGTGATTCATGATGGAGggaagaatttaaaaataaaaaaatacatagcACTGGGAGAAGAGTGCCTGGAGCGGCTTGGAGCAATGACAGTGTCAAAACTGCTCAGAGGAAATTGACAGGAGGGAGATGGAGGAGCAGGGATGGCTGGAACAGCAAATTAAAGGTGACTCAGTGATGAAGGATTGAGTGTTAAATAAAGAAGTCTGTCACAGCGatatgacacacaaacacagaggtctgatgtaatgtgtgtgtgtgtgtgtgtggacacagcttgACACAGTGCAATGAAGAcataaattaacacacacagacttatttttaatgtataaaaGCAGAGGTTCTTTACAGTGTTACTAAATACACAGACCATCCTACGTGAAATAACCAAACGCCTCCCTCTTCGTGTCTCACTGAGCCATTACAACCAGCAGGCCGacgctcagcagcagcagcagcaccagcggAGGCAAGGACCAAGTTGAGAGAAAATGAATCCTCAAAAGGGCTGTAAATGCGATCCACTAATTTATCATGCTCTATTAGAATAGACTGGGAGAACTGTTTGGGTAAGTCACGTAGCGTTACCAGGCGagtgtgacagaaaacacaagctCAGTCACTTCATGCAGAGAACATTTTAAGACTATGGATTTTAGCAGCTATTCTACAGGTTTCTGCAGAAGCATGTCACTGCGGAGTGTTCTCTTCTTCATCAGAATCGTCCTGCTGGCTTTTCTTCTGTGGACGGGAGAAAGGACAGATGAGCAAACTTTTAAATATGCTGTGTGCACTTTtatactaaaatactaaatactttttcatttacattttttttctgaactcATTCTGCGCAGCCTTAGTTTGcattgtatatatgtttttctaTGGCCAGTACCAATATTTGACTTGTTACCCTCAGACGCTGCAAAACTACTGTTTGAAGCGGTTTTAACATAATCAAAAGTATAAGAAATTCTTAATGAAATCCACTGGTTTTAGGAGTAAATGTGTCTTTCATGGTGGACAATGTCCTTCTGCGCCTCCTAAAAActtccttcagatgacatcacattcATACTACAAAGGTTGACCTGATCCTATAGGAATCCCTTCACATGTTATCTTGggaaatgaaaaactgaactgaaagatGTTCAACTAGAAGtagagagacattttaaaacagtctAAGCCACataaggcttttaaaaaaaacatatgacaTACTATAGTTTAAGTTTTTGTTGAGATGTTCAATTATTAAATAACTGTCTTCTTTGAAGCAGAGTAAGAATGATGTCATGTTGTTTCATGTTAACCCTGGTTAATGATgtcatgtgttttaaacatCCGCTGCACTGAAGCCTGAAAGCCATTTTGTGAAGCTATTTGAACGTCCTACCAGTTTGAGGAAGTCCATGAGCTTGTAGGCATCTTCTCCAGTGGAAATGTCCACAAAGTCCCGTGGGATTCTGTAGCTTAGGCAGGGACTGGGCTGCACGGTCACCTCACTGGTGGTGTAGCGGAACGCCGGGCCTtcctgcacacatacacagcttaGATCAGACGTTGTTACGGTccgaaaccaaaaaaaaaagataaaagtgaaacaaagaaataaatgaggTGGACAGAAACATCTGTGATGTGCTGACCTGCTGTTGGGTGATTTCTCCACCTGACTTGAGCTCTTCCCAGCTGAACAGCAGTGAGTCTGTCACTTCGCCAAATGGGTTCACATCAATCAACCACACTCGTCCctgataaacacaaacacacacctttgtgaataaaattcGGAATGCGGCATCTTTAATTCTTCCAAATGTAAATTCAATAGAGAGTTACCTGGCTGTCTCTGTAGACATCAAACAcgactgaaacagaaaaacaacagcatgaCATTTATGTTACTGTGGCTGCTAGtttcacaaagtaaaaatgttaaaaaaaaaacattaactgaaattaaaatttaaaagcatAATTAGGTGAAAACGAATTTTTACTTATGATTAATCTTTTCCTGCCTCAACAGCCCATTTTCAACTGTAAATATTTCATGCCATTAGAGCTACAGTCGGTTTATGTGTGAGAAGAGTAGATGATGATGCTCACAGTCTTCATCCAGGAAGTTGTACTGGATGTGCTGGTTGAAGAATTCCTGGATGGCCTGGCAGAtctgctcctcctgcttcaaGATGTGCTGGTAATACTGAGTGTAGTCTCTCTGGGAGATAGCTGTGAGGTCAGACAGATACACTGTCACAGGAGCTCAAATTGGATTTTATAATTGTTTCTAAATTAGCCTGCTCCAGGAACACACTGCTCAAATATCACCATAtcactgttaaaatgtatttcaaagtAATTCGTATTTCACCCATGTTCAGCTATGCTTGCTCGGTAATAGCAATCATTCTTGCTGTTTTGTATCTGACGCTAACCTAAGAGATTCAACAGTTTTATTTGGTTATCAAAACAATGACTAGTATCTCCAAATCTATGATGATGTTAATGAGGACGGATGATCTGACTGTGAGGGAAAAATTCCTACCaatcagtttgttttctttgacaaaGCAGCGAAACTCTCCAACAGGAATCAGCTCACTCCACTTTCTCAGGACCAGCTGTGAACACAAAATGACATATGTTCTAAAATTAAATTTCAGAGCCATAAAGAAAAAGCATCACAACATGCTTAAAAAGCCCCATCTTAAACTCGGGTTGATGGGATTAATAGTACATAGAAACTTTAACCATGGGGGATAAACATACCTCATAGTTTATGACTGGATCTGGGGAGTCCTGGTCACTACACTGAAGAAATCTGTATAACGAAATGCATTCTGATttgaaattcaaaacaaaataaaacataacagtaaacataataaaatgcataCTCCATAGAATTACAAGGGCACAATCACATAGTTTTctgcacaagaaaaaaaaaaacagctctctGTGCACCGCAGTAACTCACTCGCGccataaaatgtttgtcatgcaAAGAGTGGAGACAAGCAAGACATAAATACACGTCACAGCAATTTCCCCAGCTGCCACTTCTGATTTACTGCAGATTCCAATCAGGCAATGGAAGCCAGACATGTTTTTTCCCCGATCATCTTctaaatgcaaaatatgttgtgagtgtgtctgtgtgtgtgttggtgtcagAGTTGCTGGATAGTAAGACTTACGGCTGCGTAAGATCGTGGGTGATGAAGTCAGAACTTTTGAAGAGCAAAAATATATCACTGAGACTGTGGCACTGCAAGGAACTGTTCAGAGCAATCCAGTTAGCATCCTGAAAggtaacaacacacacacacaatcaattTGTGCTTTAATTACAGTTACAATTACGGttattcatttagcagatgcttttgtccaaagtgGCAGATACTATAGAAAActgtggggttcagtgtcttgcccagggacacttgaACGTGTAGCCAGAGGGGCTGGGAggcgaaccactgaccctgtggtttgtgaacttctctaccaactgagctccaGCAGCCCCTATTCTTAATGCTGGCACTGGTAGAAAATTCTTATTCCCCAGTGAACTAAAATATGTGCAGTGCTTTTAGTCAATTCATTAGCTTATActacaaattataaaaacaaccaTACTGCAGAAACATGTACTACTCTactaaaatgtaacattttgttatttcaaaaccgtttttcattttttcacaaaCATCAGAGTGCAGTAGTTACCCGTGGAGCGCTCCAGTTGAGTTTGGGAAAGACGCGACCACCAAGGGCGTTTATAGCCTCCAACACTTGCGAGGTGAATTCTGGGAACTCAGGAGCCTTGCAGACAAATAGATTATTGCAGTATTACATTATATGGACGCCACCAGTATGGTGGTAATGTGATGCACTTTGATTTCAATTACAGAGAGCTGGAATGCGCCATAAATGTAAAGAAGAAGATAGCTGGGTTAATTTAGATTTACATCCACAAAATTAAAAGGTACTCACAGTGACAGTGGTGGTTGTCTCGTCATCTGACCACTAGAGGGGGATACACAACAAACAACATTATTACAGGATAAAACATAAGTTCTAATATATTTGCAGTACCTAAATTAAGCCTTAGCCTCGGAGTGTGTTGTTGACGTTCTGGGGTAGTACCAGGACCGACTAGACATATAATTAACAAAAAACCAACATGATGCCAttgctttacaaaaaacattacattatctAAACAttacacactatatatatatatatatatatatatatatatatatatatatatatatatatatatatatgcaagaTGTCTTTATTTGTAAGTAATTTCCTtactaacttttaaaaatgtttttctgtatggTATCAAtgaaaaaattgtgaaaacaatAACTTTTTATTCCAAAGaaacaagacaacacaatacaTATTGATGAGAACTGTTCAGTAGACACGCAACCTAAATTTTTGTTTCCTTACCTGAACGTCTTCCTCAGCGTCTGAGGTGGTGATGTTAGTGTGTGGCTGCTGTGAGTTGTGGTCACTGTAGGAACAAGAAACCAAAGACAAACCCAGTTCCCTTTACAATCAAAGCCAGACAAAAACACCAATTTGCAGATGAAACTATTAAACAGCTTCATATAACTAAATGTATATAAcctgaataaagaaaacactggttTGATATCTGAACTTccacacaaattaaattataaaagcaGGGGAGAAATTTACGTATAACTACTTTTGTATTTAACACTTGATAATACTTTGacacttaaagaaaaaacaacatgtacagaatgtgtatgtgtacctGCCAGAGACTACAAGTGTCCCATCGTCCAGTAAATAATCTATTACATTCTGAGGCAGTGGGAGAATTAAActggaaaagaagaagggaaaatcacatttaaatgccAGTAAAGGCAGAGATGGCAGATGAAATTAGGTCTGATATAGCTGTTTTAAAGAAGATGTAAACCCATTTAGTAACTTCAAGTGGGACATAATATATAGACAATACATAGGCGAGAGCTGGGAGTTATTGGCTTTTATCTGGAAGCTAATGTTAGCGGTTGGCTAATCAGAGTATATTTGATAGCCTCAACAATTACAGCGTTTTCTGAACTTCCTCTACAATTGGCAGCTGCTTACCTTTTAATCGTATGTTTCTTGAAAATCGGATACCAAACCGAAAACTGACAATTGACAACTTGCTCCTTCTTCATGCTGCAATatcctgtaaataaaaaaaaacgtgtCCATCAGTTAATATGGTCCGAACGTTTTATATTTGTTATGAATCTCGAAATAGCATTTGCGTTCAATGCCATGGTATTTTGATGCAGTACGGCTTTGTATTTATACTTCTCTTGattacttttgaaatgtttacaCTCTTTTAggcaagaataaataaaaccgaATTTATTGTTCAAATGACggaataaattattgtttttacacgGGGAACTTTGTTGAGGTGCACATGTAGGCGTGGTCGACTGAGCCCCGCAGACATAGATCGTTCATTGTAAAGATGGTCgctcaaagttttaaaaagtaggCGTGAAACAATCAAAATTAATAAGACAATTTAACTATCTTTGGATAGGAATACGTTATTCTATTTGCTAATTTGTTGAAATTACTACAAACACTAGCATTAACCCAAAAGGTTCACTCCAAAACAGATTCATTATTGTTTGTAGTCTTTTATCTTACTGGAGGATTAAAGAAGACTCTGGTGGCCCGGAAGCGGTAGCAGAGTGACTTCTCTTTGCGACTTTCTTATCTCTGCTTTTACCTACTGTTGGGATTTCACGTGAGTTGAGTTCAACTAACCTggatttcatcattttaaatcattatagAGAGTTTAAAACACACTAGCTACAATCCTTTGATACAATATATAATGTAAAGCAGCTAAGTGGTGTTAaattaacaaagaaacaaaggaaaaagggctACACGTGGAAGTGTAACAGGGTTTGATAAACTCGGGTGTTTCAGCTATTTGAGCAACACAAGATCAGAAACCgactttatattttgttttagtctCAGCTGGAGTCCTAGTGAACTGTTTTGCACGTGGGCCTAAAGCTTTCTGACGTGATTTTCTTCCATTTGTCTGATCCAGATAAACTGAAAATGAGCCACTCTGAGCCCAAAGTGTCCACTGACTCGCATATAGTAAAAGAAGAGGTACGTTTGTTTTCCATATTTCTACAGGGGAGATGCACATGGACGTGTACATGGAAAATACCACGGGTACCGCTGCCTTCcgtatattaaaatgtatgtcaGTGACGTCATCTGGCTTTTCTAAGTTCCgacgatgtcatctggagaactTCTAGAGTAACAGGTTAACAAAAATTACAGCTTCTATTCGCAATACAAGTAAAAagtcctccagatgacgtcaccGGAAGACAATtcttttgcttctgtttttgcttctttATATTACTAAGTAAGTGCTACGATTGTAGCACGTATCAACAGACGAAGGCAACTCAGTTTCTCGGTACACTTTCACCACATTAATATAGTTTTAATTAAACTGGTAGATAATATAAATGCAAGCAGTAGCAGATGTTTTATAGATATAAAACTTTTTACAACCCTTTTTTCAAACAGTATTCACTTGATATAATGTTTCATCCTAACTTGCCGGTGACAAAATGGAATTGTCTTCATTTTTGTAATACAAGGGGAAAAAGTCTAGAGTTGTCGCACTCATTTTCCGAAACATAGTTCCTTTACTGAGCAGCTTAACTGTATTGTGTAATGCATTTTGTACCTGTCGTGTTATCTTCCCTTTGTGTTGCTTACCTCAATACTGCTTTCTGTGTTCCAGCTCATAGCAGCAGGCAAATGGGTGAAGCTGGAGCAAACAACATATGTGGACCCGGCTGGAAACACCAGGTACTGTTGTCTCTGTCACtaacatggttaaaaaaaaataagcaattCCCCCTTTTGGTACTGCTTTCAGCATCTGTTTCATTTGACCAGAACATGGGAGACTGTGAAAAGGACAACaaggcaaacaaacacagaggcagATGGTAAGCATGTAtgttattttctaattattgAACATGTTGCTGAGCTGTTTGGGTTGTAACACTCTCTTCCTGCAGGTGTTGGAATCATCGCCCTGCTGAAACGGACGCTTCATAAAGACTGTGTAGTGATGGTGAAGCAGTTTCGTCCTCCCCTGGGAGGCTGCACTCTGGAATTTCCTGCCGGTGAGTTTTCCATGATCGTGTTAACTTGATCGATATGGGCTTTGTCAAGGATTTGATTTCTGATTTCTCAACAACACAGTGCAGATGTTGtcatacaaaaaaacacacattttttaagtacataatTGAAAAGTCATTTTGCATATCATTTAgtttacaaatttttttttttattatttttttattttttctctgtgcacAGGTTTGATTGATGAGGGGGAAACTGCGGAGGCTGCTGCACTGAGGGAGCTGAAGGAAGAAACTGGCTACAAAGGGGAAGTAGTAGGAGTCACACCAGGTCATTAATAACTGATATGCTGTACATGTGATTGCTTTAGCTGTATCTTATCTCTGTGTATGCAGCAGAGAGGTTCGAGCACCTAACACTCATGTTTATCTCTGTGAAAGACAATGCAAGTAACAGATGTTATCGCTTTGATTGCAGTGACCTGTCTGGACCCCGGTTTGTCCAACTGCACAACCCAGATTATCCTGGTCAACATCAACGGAGACGAAGAGGAGAATATCAACCCAACACAACAGCTCGgtaaaactgatttatttataatCACTTATTAATTCTATTAATTTGCTCATTAATTAAGAAAGCAGCCCAGTAGCATTGGGAACAAATGGctttttagacttttatttcacacaaaTTAGTAAATTCACTCTTTGAAGGCTGCTGTGAGTTTATGAAGCCACAAGATGTCACTGCACTTGGTTCATGTGCAGCTCCtgagcttttaaaataaaaaaaactaaaaagaattTATGTTTTAGACAAGGCACAAGAATGCTGaaggtgaaaacattttaataaacaaaaatcgAGACAAGGTGAACTAATAATTACTACAACCACCACCAGTGTTTTGTGTCAAAAAGTATGCAGGTGGGTTTTTATCACATTGAAACAAACAAGATATTAAGTAATTGCTAACTCCTCATCTAGGAAAGGGGCAAAGGACAGAATTTGACAATATCCTTGCAATAGATCCAGTGTCTTTCAGGTTGTAAATAACGTTTtgcaaataactttttttatctGTCACAAAAAACAAGTTGGATAAtcatcttttgtgtttttccacagcTGATGGAGGTGAGTTATCATCTTTACTTATTCAGAAATACTTTTTCtgtcataaaacaaatcatcacGCCTGCCTTTATTCTCTCTCCGCAGAATTTGTTGAAGTCATTCTTTTACCTCTTGatgaattccagacaaaaataGATGGTATAGCCTTGTAGCTTTTCCCTCACTGTCATCTTACTACTGTATGAGATGGATTTTTGCAAATGCACA from Channa argus isolate prfri chromosome 21, Channa argus male v1.0, whole genome shotgun sequence carries:
- the nudt5 gene encoding ADP-sugar pyrophosphatase isoform X2; this encodes MSHSEPKVSTDSHIVKEELIAAGKWVKLEQTTYVDPAGNTRTWETVKRTTRQTNTEADGVGIIALLKRTLHKDCVVMVKQFRPPLGGCTLEFPAGLIDEGETAEAAALRELKEETGYKGEVVGVTPVTCLDPGLSNCTTQIILVNINGDEEENINPTQQLADGGELSSLLIQKYFFCHKTNHHACLYSLSAEFVEVILLPLDEFQTKIDDLLKKEKIMVDSKVYIFAMGMVQAFFKPRELPVLKQ
- the cdc123 gene encoding translation initiation factor eIF2 assembly protein isoform X2 translates to MKKEQVVNCQFSVWYPIFKKHTIKSDHNSQQPHTNITTSDAEEDVQWSDDETTTTVTAPEFPEFTSQVLEAINALGGRVFPKLNWSAPRDANWIALNSSLQCHSLSDIFLLFKSSDFITHDLTQPFLQCSDQDSPDPVINYELVLRKWSELIPVGEFRCFVKENKLIAISQRDYTQYYQHILKQEEQICQAIQEFFNQHIQYNFLDEDFVFDVYRDSQGRVWLIDVNPFGEVTDSLLFSWEELKSGGEITQQQEGPAFRYTTSEVTVQPSPCLSYRIPRDFVDISTGEDAYKLMDFLKLKKSQQDDSDEEENTPQ
- the nudt5 gene encoding ADP-sugar pyrophosphatase isoform X1; the encoded protein is MSHSEPKVSTDSHIVKEEVRLFSIFLQGRCTWTCTWKIPRLIAAGKWVKLEQTTYVDPAGNTRTWETVKRTTRQTNTEADGVGIIALLKRTLHKDCVVMVKQFRPPLGGCTLEFPAGLIDEGETAEAAALRELKEETGYKGEVVGVTPVTCLDPGLSNCTTQIILVNINGDEEENINPTQQLADGGELSSLLIQKYFFCHKTNHHACLYSLSAEFVEVILLPLDEFQTKIDDLLKKEKIMVDSKVYIFAMGMVQAFFKPRELPVLKQ
- the cdc123 gene encoding translation initiation factor eIF2 assembly protein isoform X1, with amino-acid sequence MKKEQVVNCQFSVWYPIFKKHTIKSLILPLPQNVIDYLLDDGTLVVSGSDHNSQQPHTNITTSDAEEDVQWSDDETTTTVTAPEFPEFTSQVLEAINALGGRVFPKLNWSAPRDANWIALNSSLQCHSLSDIFLLFKSSDFITHDLTQPFLQCSDQDSPDPVINYELVLRKWSELIPVGEFRCFVKENKLIAISQRDYTQYYQHILKQEEQICQAIQEFFNQHIQYNFLDEDFVFDVYRDSQGRVWLIDVNPFGEVTDSLLFSWEELKSGGEITQQQEGPAFRYTTSEVTVQPSPCLSYRIPRDFVDISTGEDAYKLMDFLKLKKSQQDDSDEEENTPQ